AGGAAATTATTGTCTGCTACAGTGAAAAGATGCTGACTTTAATTAATAcctttacaagtaaaaaaaaaaaaaaacaatggtggCAGGATGTTTGAGTTGGAAtagaatataacaaaaaaaaaaaaaaggaaaaggaaaagaaaatatgacATGGCTATAACGCAACAAGCTCTAGAAAAAAACGCAAAGGGAATAACAGATTCTACTTGGTCCATGTTTAGTCACTTCCTGGCTTAACATGCGAgacattcaatttaattttgttttatgttaaaatgAACCATTagaaagttgcaagaaatgatATAAGCTACCCATTTTCCAGATTTGTGCGATACTGAGGTGTACCTTAAGATAAATGTCGATTGCACGGTAAAGACCATCATCCAAGGGCCTCGCATACTCAGGAACAGCAGCAGCAAGAGCTTGAAACTTGGGGAGCTTCAAATTAACATCAGGGGCAACCTCTACAAGGTATCCATCAATCAGCTTGGCTACCGTTGTGATTGGTGTCAATGATGGTGATCCAATCAACTGCCCGTCATCAACTGAACAGGGAGAAGATCCACCTGTAATTTGGTCCATGGCAAGGAAGTGCTCAAGAATTCGCTGCACACAGTCAAAATTGTAAAGGGTCTCCGTGGAATAAGAGAAATTGGGCATCAAAAGATCTTCAAGTGTTGCTTGATCAAGTTGCATCCCAATTCTCTTTTCCAAGTTTGCCAAACAGGAGGGGTTTGCTTTTAGAATCATGGCTGTCCGGAGAAGACCAAACAAAAACTTGGTTGGAACTAGACCCTTTTGCACTGGAAGTAAATGATCAATCTCTTCCAGTAAAACCTTCTGCTCTTCTGGCAGAGCCCCCGAAGTCACAGCCATCAAACGGGAGGTAGATTCATTGGCACCTTGATGCCGATTCAGCCCAGGTAGGTACTTTTTTGCATAGAGGGCAATGGATCCAGCAAGAATCTCCAGTCTGATTCCATGAGATTCCATGGTGCAAATCAACCTCTTATACAGTGGTAAACTTAAAGTCGATACATCCTCGTACCACCAATCTGAACTTGAATGTTTTGGTCTAGCTCCTGTGCTTATCCCATTCCACATGACACTTCCGCCAGGGCTCTGCATGGGTCCATGCTCCATCATTGGCCAACCAAAGAGATTTGGGTCAGTACAAGCCTTTGTGGTTAGTGACTCAATGCACCTCTTGGTAACATGATGTTCTTCAGCACATGGAATATCATCACATGTTTGCAGTGTCTTTAGAGAGTCTTTCCAATTACGAAGGACAACTTGATTTAAAAATGTCTCGGTCTGTGTATTTAGATTTCCCTCCCCATATTCCTCAGTCATTTCAAGTTGTTCAGAAGCATAACGCAGATACACAACATTTGAGGCTGTAAGTTCAAGTTTCACACCATAGCAGAACTTGGCCACGAGCTCAAATGTTTTGGCACCACCAGGAATTTTAGGGAGACATATGACACATTTTTTATCTCCTTCTGACACTTCTGCAATCAACCTTTCCATAACTCCACTTCTAGAGAGCAAAGGAAACTGCATTAAGTAGTAATATCAAGGTGTAAGAATTGATAAATGGTGAatagctttttaaaataaacactaCTAACAAAAGCTGGATTTGGTAAGAGTGACTAAACTATAGAGAAGGACAATACTCTAATTTCAATTGACATGGAAAGCAGAATATAGGTTTATGTAGAATTGGTGCTAGTCATTTTTTCCCCATAAATTGTCCATCatatatgggttttttttttttgaaaaaaaaacaatatgctaTTTTCTAACAGGTAAAGCAACTTATacattatcaattaaatttcattcAGAATATCCAAGTAGAGCTTGTATAAACTAGAGAAGGTAAATAGTAGAACACTACCTTGTGAAGATGGAAGGACATCTCCTCAACTTCAACAACAATATCACTGGGAAGCCCAGTTGTGCAGAACCTGTATTCATTCCATATCAGACTGAAGGTTAATGAGGGGTATCATACGAAATATGAGAGTCAGTTGCACAAAATAGAGATATCAGTACGTCAATGGTTAGTGAAAAGGAACAAGGATATGGTCTCTTTTTACAAAAAACAGGAGTCTCTCCTCATAAATGAAATGATACCACAACACAGAGATTTAAATGTATGTTTTGGGTTCCTCTGCTTCTTTTCACATTCATGGCGACATGCAATATATTACAAAACAATCCTATGTGATCAGTGCTTTATAATGTCATGATTAGAGAGCAGACATTGTCAACAAAGGCAGTGCCATACACCACAGCCCCATAATCACTAGAGCCAGAATGAGATAACTCGGTGGTTTTGGCTAATATACTTTGGCAGGTATAGCATCCATTTTTAAGCTGCCTGAAGAAGATCTCAAACATTTGTTCATCTTCCATATAGCAAATAAATGCAGTTCATTGTGACAACTGACAATTTCATAAGCACAAGCAAAATGCTGTAAGGTTATTCTTGTAATTACCATCCCTAATGATCCTGTACAATTAAGATTACTGTTAGAAACATTTCTTCCAACATTTAAATTCCAACATGTTTTAGCAGGAGGCATTGGTACACAATGCCTTGTAATTCcgttaataataatagataCCAAAAGGAGCAAGCATTCCATGTACAGGAGTGGAATCCATCATTAATATGATATGCCTACAATTTCTCTCCCAAGGTTATTAAACCTATAATTAAGGTGCAGTAGGTTTAAATCCCAACTGCAACCTACATATCCATTAGCTAAAGTACTTAATGGGTCACGTATTTTGTGCATAATGCATTACATGAACGTGCACATAGAAAGAAAACCCACATCAGAAAAGTGGGATCTACcaatagtttttattataatgagcAAGGTGCAGGTTAGGATGAAAACATGCACCTGATAAACTAATTATCTCTTCAAATAATCAAGTTAAACAACTAATAAGGAAGCTGACACTGTGTGGATGGGCTCAAGGAGTGTTGTTCCTTTCTCCTTTATTATCTATATTCAGTATGGCTATGGTTTTCTCCTCTTTCTTGTGAATGTATGAAATTTCTTTTGGAGAAACTGGATGATGAGCAGATGGAGATATTGCTTATGTTGGCCTGGTCTCTATGGAAATCTCGGAATGGTTTGATATTCGAACATAAAGCTCGAACCCCTCCTATGGTGATTCAGGTTGCCTCCAAGCTGCTGATGGACTATAAATTGGAGAATGCTAGTCCTGCTGGAGGAATTATTGGTCAGAGGCATGTTGAATTAGTACGTTGGAAATGACCAACCCTGGATGTCCTCGAAATTAATACAGATACAGCAGTTTGTTCAGAAGGAGCTGGTTTAGGAGTTATCATCAGGAATAGCAACGGAGGTTTTATGCAAACAGTCATGAATTTTGCGAGAATGGCCAGTGCTTCTGATATTGCAGAGGACCTAGCTTCATGATATGGCCTCTTGGAGCTGGACAGCCAGTTGGTTGTTAGAGCTATTAATATGGAAAGTCAGCTTTTGAATTATCTGGGGTCTATAACAGCAGACATCAAGGACTTATCCTCCTcccttttttcatttcttgtaaAAGGGATCCCAATATGGGCGCGCAGGTGCCGTAGTATGTTAGCAGTAGCTCATGGTAGTGAACAGGTGTTAATGAGGATTATCCTCCTGATATTTCTACTATTGTATGCACTGATCTTGAGTTTTCTTCTCCATAAAAGCTTAAGTTTgattctcaaagaaaaaaaggatgcTGACACTGAAGGAAGCTATCATAGAGAAACTGGAATTGACCACCAGGGATTTAGACACGAGAGCAAGAATGTTGGTACTCTGTTAGCAGGTCCATCAACCCCAATCAACTCTGTGCTTCTTCAACAAACCAATGGCTAAAAATCAAAGACAATTCACCTTACCTCAACGCACCCAAGCCGAACGAGTTTAGTGGTAACAACAGCGCATACACTGACTGGACAAGACTCAAAGCAACTTAACTATACAAATCTcaactaaaaattttattacaaggaaaaaagaagaaagaaagaggcaAGGCACAAAGGAAAGCAAATTGGTAGA
This is a stretch of genomic DNA from Populus alba chromosome 11, ASM523922v2, whole genome shotgun sequence. It encodes these proteins:
- the LOC118035359 gene encoding BTB/POZ domain-containing protein At1g30440, with protein sequence MACMKLGSKSDAFQRQGQAWFCTTGLPSDIVVEVEEMSFHLHKFPLLSRSGVMERLIAEVSEGDKKCVICLPKIPGGAKTFELVAKFCYGVKLELTASNVVYLRYASEQLEMTEEYGEGNLNTQTETFLNQVVLRNWKDSLKTLQTCDDIPCAEEHHVTKRCIESLTTKACTDPNLFGWPMMEHGPMQSPGGSVMWNGISTGARPKHSSSDWWYEDVSTLSLPLYKRLICTMESHGIRLEILAGSIALYAKKYLPGLNRHQGANESTSRLMAVTSGALPEEQKVLLEEIDHLLPVQKGLVPTKFLFGLLRTAMILKANPSCLANLEKRIGMQLDQATLEDLLMPNFSYSTETLYNFDCVQRILEHFLAMDQITGGSSPCSVDDGQLIGSPSLTPITTVAKLIDGYLVEVAPDVNLKLPKFQALAAAVPEYARPLDDGLYRAIDIYLKSHPWLAESDREQLCRLIDCQKLSLEACTHAAQNERLPLRIIVQVLFFEQLQLRTSIAGCFLVSDNLDGSRQLRSGLAGSTECGWTTAVRENQVLKVGMDNMRMRVSELEKECSSMRHEIEKLSGTKGSSTWGNVSKKLGFKMKSQMCSAQEGSVSNQNNGSAKIDKAKERHAKHKKNSSRDGFAL